The Deinococcus humi genome has a segment encoding these proteins:
- a CDS encoding dihydrodipicolinate synthase family protein, giving the protein MTNTASTAHPFRGVFPAITTPFNADGSVDHGFLREHARWMMAAGCSGMIPLGSLGETNTLEMDEKLAVLETLVDALDGKPVIPGIASLSTAGGVRLARAARDVGCGGLMALPPYVYTSDWREMKAHMAALVEATELPVILYNNPGAYRTDFLAHQIAELAGEHANLRGVKESSGDVRRVTALRAALPESVDVLVGLDDAIVEGVAAGATGWVAGLINAYPAESVRLFELARDGRTVEAAELYRWFLPLLRLDVVNKFVQLIKFVQEETGHGSARVRAPRLELTDAEKAETREILNAASARVPAVVGA; this is encoded by the coding sequence ATGACCAACACTGCCTCGACCGCCCACCCCTTCCGCGGCGTCTTTCCCGCCATCACCACCCCTTTCAATGCCGACGGCAGCGTCGACCACGGCTTTCTGCGTGAGCACGCCCGCTGGATGATGGCCGCCGGGTGCAGCGGCATGATTCCGCTGGGCTCGCTGGGCGAGACCAACACGCTGGAGATGGACGAGAAGCTGGCGGTGCTGGAAACGCTGGTGGACGCGCTGGACGGCAAGCCTGTGATTCCCGGCATCGCCAGCCTGAGCACGGCGGGCGGCGTGCGGCTGGCCAGAGCGGCGCGGGATGTGGGCTGCGGCGGCCTGATGGCTCTGCCGCCCTACGTATACACCAGTGACTGGCGCGAGATGAAGGCGCACATGGCCGCGCTGGTGGAAGCCACCGAACTGCCGGTGATCCTGTACAACAACCCCGGCGCGTACCGCACCGATTTCCTGGCCCACCAGATCGCCGAGCTGGCCGGGGAGCACGCCAACCTGCGCGGCGTCAAGGAGAGCAGCGGGGACGTGCGCCGCGTCACCGCCCTGCGCGCCGCCCTGCCCGAGTCGGTGGACGTGCTGGTGGGGCTCGACGACGCCATCGTGGAGGGGGTGGCGGCGGGGGCCACCGGCTGGGTCGCGGGCCTGATCAACGCCTACCCCGCCGAGAGCGTGCGCCTGTTCGAACTGGCCCGTGACGGCAGGACGGTGGAGGCCGCCGAACTGTACCGCTGGTTCCTGCCGCTGCTGCGCCTGGACGTGGTGAACAAGTTCGTGCAACTGATCAAATTCGTGCAGGAGGAAACCGGGCACGGCAGCGCCCGCGTCCGCGCCCCCCGGCTGGAACTCACCGACGCCGAGAAGGCCGAAACCCGCGAGATCCTGAACGCCGCGTCCGCGCGCGTGCCTGCGGTCGTGGGCGCATGA
- the cysS gene encoding cysteine--tRNA ligase has translation MTTPSSTTPSQPDSGIVLYDTMHRQKVPFVPTTPGHVGMYLCGPTVYSDAHLGHAKKEVAFDVIRRAFMHFGYAVRYVANITDVGHLQDDSDDGEDKIAKRAALERLEPMEVADKYFWSFMNDMAALNVLRPSINPRATGHITEQIALIEELIERGHAYESEGSVYFDVRSWPEYGKLSGRKIDDQEEGTREAVRGDKRDARDFALWKKAEGGHIMRWPSPWGEGFPGWHIECSAMSLKYLGEGFDIHGGGLDLEFPHHEAEIAQAEAAGHAFARYWMHNNMLTIGGEKMSKSKGNFTTIEDVLKRHDPMVVRFLLVSSHYRSITEFSDAAFEAAKNGYRRLSETLHEIERRLGDAPDGEDAALDRKIEAHVRAFEDAMRDDFNTPKAVAALFGLSGDLNTALAAGTVGRASLERARDAFRNLGEGVLGLFAGGGTAQQDDSQVVSTLMELVLKARQNYRLNKQYAESDELRDTLTAVGVTVEDTKDGPRWRR, from the coding sequence GTGACCACCCCCTCTTCCACCACACCGTCCCAGCCCGATTCGGGCATCGTCCTGTACGACACCATGCACCGCCAGAAAGTGCCCTTCGTGCCTACCACGCCGGGGCATGTGGGCATGTACCTATGCGGACCCACCGTCTACAGCGACGCGCACCTGGGACATGCCAAGAAAGAGGTGGCCTTCGACGTGATCCGCCGCGCCTTCATGCATTTCGGCTACGCGGTGCGTTACGTGGCAAACATCACCGACGTGGGCCACCTGCAGGACGACAGCGATGACGGCGAGGACAAGATTGCCAAACGCGCCGCGCTGGAGCGGCTGGAGCCTATGGAGGTGGCCGACAAGTACTTCTGGTCGTTCATGAACGACATGGCCGCCCTGAATGTCCTCCGGCCCAGCATCAATCCGCGCGCCACCGGGCACATCACCGAGCAGATCGCCCTGATTGAGGAACTGATTGAGCGCGGTCACGCCTACGAATCCGAGGGCAGCGTGTATTTCGACGTGCGCAGCTGGCCCGAGTACGGCAAGCTGTCGGGGCGCAAGATCGACGATCAGGAGGAAGGGACCCGCGAGGCGGTGCGCGGCGACAAGCGCGACGCCCGTGACTTTGCGCTGTGGAAGAAGGCGGAAGGCGGCCACATCATGCGCTGGCCTTCCCCGTGGGGCGAGGGCTTTCCGGGCTGGCACATCGAATGCTCGGCCATGAGTCTCAAGTACCTGGGCGAGGGCTTCGACATCCACGGCGGCGGCCTTGACCTGGAATTCCCGCACCACGAGGCCGAGATCGCGCAGGCTGAGGCGGCCGGCCACGCCTTTGCGCGCTACTGGATGCACAACAACATGCTGACCATCGGCGGCGAGAAGATGAGCAAGAGCAAGGGCAACTTCACCACGATTGAGGACGTCTTGAAGCGACATGACCCGATGGTGGTGCGCTTCCTGCTGGTCAGCAGCCACTACCGCTCCATTACCGAATTCAGCGACGCGGCCTTCGAGGCGGCGAAGAACGGTTACCGCCGTCTGAGCGAGACGCTGCACGAGATCGAGCGCCGTCTGGGCGACGCGCCGGACGGGGAGGACGCCGCGCTGGACCGCAAAATCGAGGCGCACGTCAGGGCGTTTGAGGACGCCATGCGTGACGACTTCAATACCCCCAAGGCGGTGGCGGCGCTGTTCGGTCTGAGTGGTGACCTGAACACCGCCCTAGCCGCCGGAACCGTCGGGCGGGCCTCGCTGGAGCGGGCGCGTGACGCTTTCCGCAATCTGGGCGAGGGTGTGCTGGGCCTGTTCGCCGGGGGAGGTACGGCCCAGCAGGACGATTCACAGGTGGTCAGCACCCTGATGGAACTGGTCCTGAAGGCCCGCCAGAACTACCGCCTGAACAAGCAGTACGCCGAATCCGACGAGCTGCGCGACACCCTGACGGCGGTGGGCGTGACCGTGGAAGATACCAAGGACGGCCCGCGCTGGCGGCGCTAG
- a CDS encoding alpha-amylase family glycosyl hydrolase: MRKTILLGLLLGSAGAAAQGNMPLSSFEGQVIYQVMPDRFSDGNAANNAGVNRADPRAWHGGDLAGLTQRLPYIKKLGATAVWLTPIYQQQPTNSFDTAPYHGYWPADFRKVDPHFGTLADFGTFVQAAEVEGMRVVLDQVINHYGYLAPAVREHPTWFNGKVECDASRLKDVDCPLAGLPDLKQGNPQVRDLLLGNARFWRDQGVQGFRYDAIKNVDGMFLGDLLADDRAAGIWTLGEWYNADSGTVAEWQRRGFDSLFLFSLQAAMKNSIMSGQGLDSVAAVLSRQGELPRPGEVALFLDNHDVPRFAQGSLFEDVGQARTKYGLRAMMTLRGVPVIWQGTEIAMRGGADPDNRRDMRFEDKWTPQERSVFEVARNAIAVRQASPALSRGTLSLLKTPSSLADRLLLFTREQDGQRVLVAWHGGKERRSYSVRLSSLGLKLDGLELNNGTSAVIPTLFAGQNAKIRVSNGFLHLTLPPEDATAFKLD, translated from the coding sequence ATGCGAAAAACCATTCTCCTTGGCCTCCTCCTCGGGTCGGCAGGAGCGGCGGCCCAGGGCAACATGCCGCTGTCCTCGTTCGAGGGGCAGGTCATCTATCAGGTCATGCCGGACCGCTTCTCCGATGGGAACGCTGCCAACAACGCGGGTGTCAACCGCGCGGACCCGCGCGCGTGGCACGGCGGCGATCTGGCCGGGCTGACCCAGCGACTGCCCTACATCAAGAAGCTGGGGGCCACCGCCGTCTGGCTGACGCCGATCTACCAGCAGCAGCCCACGAATTCCTTCGACACCGCCCCGTATCACGGGTACTGGCCCGCCGATTTCCGCAAGGTGGACCCTCACTTCGGCACCCTGGCCGATTTCGGGACCTTTGTGCAGGCCGCAGAGGTGGAGGGAATGCGGGTGGTGCTGGATCAGGTCATCAACCATTACGGGTATCTGGCCCCCGCCGTCAGGGAGCATCCGACGTGGTTCAACGGCAAGGTCGAATGTGATGCCTCACGCCTCAAGGACGTTGACTGCCCGCTGGCGGGGCTGCCGGACCTGAAGCAGGGCAATCCCCAGGTGCGTGACCTGCTGCTGGGCAACGCCCGGTTCTGGCGGGATCAGGGCGTGCAGGGCTTCCGTTACGATGCCATCAAGAACGTGGACGGGATGTTCCTGGGCGATCTGCTGGCCGATGACCGCGCCGCCGGGATCTGGACGCTGGGCGAGTGGTACAACGCCGACAGCGGCACGGTGGCCGAGTGGCAGCGCCGGGGCTTCGACAGCCTGTTCCTGTTCAGTCTGCAGGCCGCCATGAAGAACAGCATCATGTCCGGCCAGGGGCTCGACAGCGTGGCCGCCGTGCTCTCCCGGCAGGGAGAACTGCCGCGCCCCGGCGAGGTGGCGCTGTTCCTGGACAACCACGACGTGCCGCGTTTCGCGCAGGGTTCGCTGTTTGAGGACGTGGGCCAGGCACGCACCAAATACGGCCTGCGGGCCATGATGACCCTGCGCGGCGTGCCGGTGATCTGGCAGGGCACCGAGATCGCCATGCGCGGCGGGGCGGACCCCGACAACCGCCGTGACATGCGCTTCGAGGACAAGTGGACGCCCCAGGAGAGGAGTGTGTTCGAGGTGGCCCGGAACGCCATCGCCGTTCGGCAGGCCAGTCCGGCGCTGAGCCGTGGGACGTTGAGCCTCCTGAAAACGCCATCCAGTCTCGCCGACCGGCTGCTGCTGTTCACGCGCGAACAGGATGGCCAGCGGGTGCTGGTGGCCTGGCACGGCGGCAAGGAGCGGCGCAGCTATTCGGTCCGGCTGAGCAGCCTGGGCCTGAAGCTAGACGGCCTGGAGCTGAACAACGGAACCAGCGCCGTCATTCCGACCCTGTTCGCCGGGCAGAACGCCAAGATCCGCGTGAGCAACGGCTTTTTGCATCTGACCCTGCCCCCGGAAGACGCGACCGCTTTCAAGCTGGACTGA
- a CDS encoding aldehyde dehydrogenase (NADP(+)), translating into MTARTFQATNPATGQPLSPAFPVTTPQELASIVAAASEAARGFAASAPQLRADFLNAAAAGIEARAGELIAAAMGETGLPEARLRGEVGRTANQLRLFARVAAEGSWVDARIDHGDPSRKPLPKPDVRSLRVPLGPVAVFGASNFPLAFSVAGGDTASALAAGCPVVVKAHPAHPATSRLAAEAIQEAAAQVGLPAGVFGIIYEDGYELGVQLAQHPDIHAVGFTGSRTGGLALVAAAQARDVPIPVYAEMSSVNPSVFTQAALEAKAAALADGLAVSISGSGGQLCTQPGLLFVPVGQVGDEFLQQVAARLDATPACTLLTGGILKAYQQGAAGHLAKAGIQALTQGAATQIGAQPQLLGVPLAQFTAELADEVFGPISVAVRYEDLTEVTPVLAGLEGQLTATLHATDDELDGLSDLLHAMGTRAGRVVLNGFPTGVEVGHAMVHGGPFPATSDGGSSTSVGSRAIERFTRLRAYQDFPDRALPPELQDANPHGLWRLMDGERTR; encoded by the coding sequence ATGACCGCCCGCACTTTCCAGGCGACGAATCCGGCCACAGGACAACCGCTGTCACCCGCGTTCCCCGTGACCACCCCCCAGGAGCTGGCAAGCATCGTGGCGGCGGCGAGCGAGGCGGCGAGGGGCTTCGCGGCGAGTGCCCCCCAGCTGCGCGCCGACTTCCTGAACGCCGCCGCCGCCGGCATCGAGGCGCGGGCCGGCGAGCTGATCGCGGCGGCGATGGGGGAGACCGGCCTGCCGGAGGCCCGCTTGCGCGGCGAGGTGGGGCGCACCGCCAACCAGCTGCGCCTGTTCGCGCGGGTGGCGGCAGAGGGCTCATGGGTGGACGCCCGCATTGATCACGGCGACCCGTCCCGCAAGCCGCTCCCCAAACCGGATGTGCGCAGCCTGCGCGTCCCGCTGGGGCCGGTGGCAGTGTTCGGGGCCAGCAACTTTCCGCTGGCCTTCAGCGTGGCCGGAGGCGATACCGCCTCGGCGCTGGCGGCGGGCTGTCCGGTGGTGGTCAAGGCGCACCCGGCGCATCCGGCCACGTCAAGACTGGCCGCAGAGGCCATTCAGGAGGCGGCCGCGCAAGTTGGCCTGCCCGCAGGTGTCTTCGGCATCATTTACGAGGACGGTTACGAGCTGGGCGTGCAACTGGCCCAGCATCCCGACATTCACGCCGTCGGCTTCACCGGCTCCCGCACCGGCGGTCTGGCCCTGGTGGCGGCGGCCCAGGCCCGCGACGTGCCGATCCCGGTCTACGCGGAGATGAGCAGCGTCAATCCCAGTGTGTTTACCCAGGCTGCGCTGGAGGCGAAGGCGGCGGCGCTGGCGGACGGGCTGGCCGTCAGCATCAGCGGTTCGGGCGGTCAGCTGTGCACCCAGCCGGGCCTGCTGTTCGTCCCGGTGGGTCAGGTGGGCGATGAATTCCTGCAACAGGTGGCGGCCAGGCTGGACGCGACGCCGGCCTGCACCCTGCTCACGGGCGGCATTTTGAAGGCCTATCAGCAAGGAGCAGCGGGGCATCTGGCAAAAGCAGGCATCCAGGCCCTGACCCAGGGTGCGGCCACCCAGATCGGGGCACAGCCACAACTGCTCGGCGTCCCTCTCGCCCAGTTCACCGCCGAGCTGGCCGATGAAGTCTTCGGCCCCATCAGTGTGGCGGTGCGTTATGAAGACCTGACCGAGGTCACGCCCGTGCTGGCCGGGCTGGAAGGTCAACTGACGGCCACGCTTCACGCCACGGACGACGAACTGGACGGCCTGTCTGACCTGTTGCACGCTATGGGCACGCGGGCCGGGCGTGTGGTTCTGAACGGCTTCCCGACAGGGGTGGAGGTGGGCCACGCGATGGTCCACGGCGGTCCCTTTCCGGCCACCAGCGACGGGGGCAGCAGCACCAGCGTGGGCAGCCGCGCCATCGAGCGCTTTACGCGACTGCGCGCGTATCAGGACTTTCCCGACCGCGCCCTGCCCCCCGAACTGCAGGACGCCAACCCGCATGGGCTGTGGCGCCTGATGGACGGCGAGCGGACGCGCTGA
- a CDS encoding TipAS antibiotic-recognition domain-containing protein, with translation MHDVTQIPEHSAGQTWTVGEVALLTRLSVRTLHHYDDIGLLRPGGRTEAGYRLYTPADLARLWRALSYRELGFPLAEITRLLDAPPGSEVEALRTQVALLREKQRRTQIALDAALIYLKAAERGEGVPIMTNAELKDLFDGFDPAEHEAEANERWGDTDAYRQSARRTSKYSRADWEAVKAEMNAISSRYLALMYAGTPPDSPEARAVAADHRAHLSARYYDASPGMMRGLAQMWVADERFTRNIDSAGEGLAAYQSAAVLAWADEMAERDAGRSQ, from the coding sequence GTGCACGACGTGACCCAGATCCCGGAACACAGCGCCGGACAAACCTGGACGGTGGGCGAGGTGGCCCTGCTGACCCGGCTGAGCGTCCGCACGCTGCACCACTACGACGACATCGGGTTGCTGAGGCCCGGTGGGCGGACGGAGGCGGGCTACCGCCTGTACACGCCCGCCGATCTGGCACGGCTATGGCGGGCGCTGAGCTACCGCGAACTGGGGTTTCCCCTGGCCGAGATCACGCGCCTGCTGGACGCTCCGCCCGGCAGCGAGGTGGAGGCACTGCGGACCCAGGTGGCCCTGCTGCGCGAGAAGCAGCGCCGCACCCAGATCGCCCTGGACGCCGCCCTGATCTATCTGAAAGCCGCCGAGCGCGGCGAGGGAGTTCCTATCATGACCAACGCAGAACTGAAGGACCTCTTTGACGGTTTCGATCCTGCCGAACACGAGGCCGAGGCCAATGAACGCTGGGGGGACACCGACGCTTACCGGCAGAGTGCCCGGCGCACCAGCAAGTACAGCAGGGCCGACTGGGAAGCGGTGAAGGCCGAGATGAACGCCATTTCTTCCCGCTATCTGGCCCTGATGTACGCCGGAACGCCGCCGGATTCCCCTGAGGCGAGGGCAGTGGCTGCCGATCACCGCGCCCATCTCTCGGCCCGTTATTACGACGCCTCGCCGGGGATGATGCGCGGACTGGCGCAGATGTGGGTGGCCGACGAACGCTTTACCCGCAATATCGACAGCGCGGGCGAAGGGCTGGCCGCGTACCAGAGCGCGGCGGTGCTGGCATGGGCGGACGAAATGGCGGAGCGGGACGCGGGACGCTCGCAGTAG
- a CDS encoding 23S rRNA (cytosine(2499)-C(5))-methyltransferase, whose amino-acid sequence MSVSIPARPRLRLRVTAAAEGYVRAGHPWVYESSVREQNRDGQAGELAVIYDRRDRFLAIGLYDPHSPLRVRVLHAGSPATLDDAWWAAHLETALARRAALANSPDTDGYRVLNGESDGFGGLVVDRYGRVLVLKVYTAAWFPHLDRLLDLLSERFPDCAMILRLSRNIQAHAAEAGLSDGQVLLGELPENPVVFHESGLAFEADVLRGQKTGFFLDQRENRRRVERLSRGRRVLNAFSFSGGFSLYAARGGATQVVSLDISAHALAGAERNFALNPDLTTSHETVQADVFEWLSGTRRTFDLVVLDPPSLARRETERAGAIRAYGRLAADGIARLDRGGILLSASCSAHVSAEEFWDSVRAAAQASGRKWKELATTRHAPDHHASFAEAEYLKAIYLELE is encoded by the coding sequence ATGTCCGTCTCCATCCCCGCCCGCCCCCGCCTGCGCCTGCGCGTGACGGCGGCGGCGGAAGGCTACGTGCGTGCCGGCCATCCCTGGGTCTACGAATCCAGCGTGCGCGAGCAGAACCGCGATGGTCAGGCCGGGGAACTGGCGGTGATCTATGACCGTCGGGACCGCTTTCTGGCGATCGGCCTGTATGACCCGCACTCGCCGCTGCGGGTGCGCGTGCTGCATGCCGGCTCCCCGGCCACGCTGGACGACGCCTGGTGGGCCGCCCATCTGGAGACGGCGCTGGCCAGGCGCGCGGCCCTGGCGAACTCGCCGGACACCGACGGCTACCGCGTCCTGAACGGCGAATCCGACGGCTTCGGCGGTCTGGTGGTGGACCGTTATGGCCGCGTGCTGGTCCTCAAGGTCTACACGGCGGCGTGGTTCCCGCATCTGGACCGCCTGCTGGACCTTCTCTCAGAACGTTTCCCGGACTGTGCGATGATCCTGCGCCTCAGCCGCAATATTCAGGCCCACGCGGCAGAGGCAGGACTGTCGGACGGTCAGGTGCTGTTGGGAGAGCTGCCAGAGAACCCCGTCGTCTTTCACGAATCTGGTTTGGCCTTCGAGGCCGATGTGCTGCGCGGCCAGAAAACCGGCTTCTTTCTGGATCAGCGCGAAAACCGGCGGCGGGTAGAGCGGCTCTCGCGGGGCAGGCGGGTGCTGAATGCCTTTTCCTTTTCGGGCGGCTTCTCGCTGTACGCGGCGCGGGGCGGCGCCACACAGGTGGTCAGCTTGGACATCAGCGCTCACGCTTTGGCCGGGGCGGAGCGCAATTTCGCGCTGAATCCGGACCTGACCACGTCACATGAGACCGTACAGGCGGATGTGTTCGAGTGGCTGTCCGGGACCCGCCGCACCTTCGATCTGGTGGTCCTCGATCCACCCTCGCTGGCCCGCCGCGAGACTGAGCGGGCGGGGGCCATTCGCGCTTACGGCAGGCTGGCGGCAGATGGGATCGCGCGGCTGGACAGGGGCGGCATCCTCCTGAGTGCCTCGTGTTCTGCCCACGTCAGCGCCGAGGAATTCTGGGACTCCGTGCGCGCCGCAGCCCAGGCCAGCGGCAGAAAATGGAAGGAACTGGCCACCACCCGCCACGCTCCCGATCACCACGCCTCCTTTGCCGAAGCCGAATACCTGAAGGCGATTTATCTGGAACTGGAGTAA
- a CDS encoding amino acid ABC transporter permease produces the protein MADLAEGFRTVFSGDYPRLLLSGLALTLAVSVCALGVSVVLGTMLGVLRVLRVPLLGPIGNAYVEVVRGIPLIVLLSVVYYGLPALGLTLGGFPAAVLALGLYSAAYTSEIVRGGLSSVPLGQIEAGRSLGLSRAQAMRFVVLPQAWRVALPALGNEFVSLILGSSLASAVTLQELFAQGKYITGVTYRQFEVYAVLALIYFLLTFSLTRLVRALERRLGRGQVGVERRVI, from the coding sequence ATGGCCGATCTAGCCGAAGGTTTCCGCACCGTCTTCTCGGGCGACTACCCGCGCCTGCTGCTCTCAGGGCTGGCCCTCACGCTGGCGGTCAGCGTGTGTGCGCTGGGCGTGTCCGTGGTGCTGGGGACGATGCTGGGGGTGCTGCGGGTCTTGCGCGTGCCGCTGCTGGGGCCGATAGGCAACGCTTACGTGGAGGTGGTGCGCGGCATTCCGCTGATCGTGCTGCTGAGCGTGGTGTATTACGGCCTGCCCGCGCTGGGCCTCACGCTGGGCGGCTTTCCGGCGGCGGTGCTGGCCCTGGGCCTTTACTCGGCGGCCTACACCTCCGAGATCGTGCGGGGCGGTCTGAGTAGCGTGCCCCTGGGCCAGATCGAGGCGGGCCGCAGCCTGGGGCTGAGCCGCGCGCAGGCGATGCGCTTCGTGGTGCTGCCGCAGGCGTGGCGGGTGGCGCTACCGGCCCTCGGCAACGAGTTTGTCAGCCTGATCCTGGGCAGCAGCCTCGCCAGCGCCGTGACCCTGCAGGAGCTATTCGCACAGGGCAAGTACATCACCGGGGTCACCTACCGCCAGTTCGAGGTCTACGCCGTGCTGGCGCTGATCTACTTTCTGCTGACCTTCAGCCTGACGCGGCTGGTCCGGGCGCTGGAACGGCGGCTGGGGCGTGGGCAGGTAGGGGTGGAACGGCGGGTCATCTAG